ACTTTTCCTCAGTTAAGATGTATTTAAAATCACCATTTTCTTAGCCAAGCATAGATATATCAAAAATTGAAGTAGATTTCTAGAAACTTACTTtaagaataatcttttttaattttaatttttattaacattataaaACAGAATGTGATTTCCTAACTTTAGGATGTCAGTGATAGCCAAGTTAAAAACTCTGGGTTAAAGGAAAACTAATAACCATGAGTGGTTTAATTTCATAAAGTAAATGTGATTATTTACTCCTTCTTGTGCTGTGTTCCAAGaacacaaagataaacaaaagctaGTCTCTGCCCTTAGGAGCACCAGAGTCTGGAAAAGATAAGAGAAGCAATGATGGGAGGGGTTTCTAAGGTGCTTTAAGCAGAGGAATGAAAAGATCATGTTTGTGTTGCAAGAAAGTAAGTcttgcaaaaaaataaagataaaatacaagATGGAAACATGAAAATTTATACATCCCCTACTATTTTTAAGGGTCTCTGTGCTAAGCACAGGGTATTCAAACAAAATTTTTACCCTTCAGGACCCCCAAATCCCTGCTATTGTCATATAAACCATTTCTGGGATATTATTATAATAGGAAAGATTGTAATCCAATTCACCAATGTGGTGCGTGAACCATTTCATTCAGTAGGGCTGACCTAAGGTTTCCctggaaagggaaataaataaacGTACCCAACAGATTATCCATCAGTCAACTCTTTCAAACCAGTTATGTTTCCAAGGCCAAATAATCATGGTCATGTTAAAGTGAACCCTTGTCCCTTACTTTGTCTGATCCAAATTTTTAGCTTCAAGCCAGGCGTTCTTAGAGCACTACAATTTATCAAGTAGTATAATCTCCTTAGAACCTCATAAGGACTGTCAAATGAGAGAGGCAGGGtaaataatctcatttacaaCATAGAATTTAAAACATTGGGGTTAATGGAGGTTAGGGGAAATGTCTCAAAAGAAGCAAATTAAAAGCTTTTGGAGGTAAcaatattgacttttttttcttctacagaaattaatataaatgagacattatagaaaaaataaatataattaaagttaCTGATTTAAAGATTTCTATTTGCAACAGAGCTAACCCATGGCCTTTTCCTCAAGATTCTGCTTAatttggaaaagaatgaaaatgtaacTATAGCAGTTTTAAactaccattattattataaattaagtgAACTACAGTCAAGGATGTAAGTGCCTTAAGAGGTATCCGTAATAATGTTAAAATAGCTGCCAGACTTTACAATTTGACGCACCTAGCTTATCATTcatgagtgcttactatgtgcaagGGACCTTTCAAGGGACAATGAAGAGGTACAAGGATGAATCTATTCAGAGttcaataagaaagaaaagatatgtATTCAAATGAATATAATACATGTTTTCAAGTTTGAGATAACATTTAAGCTGGCCCTTAAAGTAGATAGGATTTATTGAAGCAGGGATGAAAGCAAGTGACATTTTAAATAGCAAGAACAGTATGAGCTAAGGCAGCAAGCTGAAAGTTCTTAATATGTATGGAGAGCAAAGGTTACACTCAAGGTGGAATATAGGGTGACCTGAGGGGATAAGTGGAAGTAGTTTGTAAGGCTAGAGCACTGAGGTTTGAATGCCAGGGATTTGGGACTTTAATTAATAGGGAATGGAAACccccaaataattcaaaataaaattataatgactGGTCTAGAAATAGTAAACCCTAACACATAATCTGGGAGAAAACATCTGATCACTGATCATTCAACAACAAgctcaagtaaataaaaaaaaaaaaaagagttccaaCTCTTGCAGATGTTTCAGATCAAATAGTAAGCCTACGATTTTGTAGTATGTTCAATCACAGAAGCacaatgatatttaaaaagacaGCCCAAAGTGGTTTGACTCatgactttaaaatatgaaaaaaaaaaaattgggggccgggcgcggtggctcacgcctgtaatcctagcactctgggaggccgaggtaggcggatcgtttgagctcaggagttcgagaccagcctgagcaagagcgagaccccacctctactaaaaatagaaagaaattatatggacagctaaaaatatatatagaaaaaattagccgggggtggtggcgcatgcctgtagtcccagctactcgggaggctgagacaggaggatcgcttgagttcaggagtttgaggttgctgtgagctaggctgatgccacggcactcactctagcctgggcaacagagtgagactctgtctcaaaaaaaaaaaaaaaaaaaagaaagaaaaaaaaattaaccatggAATTAAGAGTCAATATGGGTTTTCCACAAGcttcaaatgcagaaaaaaaaatgtatatttttttctaaagttgaAAATTAGATCTTTCTCAAAGATTTTATGATGACCTAGGCTGGGCAGAAGAAAAACCTATGTGGAAAAGATGAATATAATGATTTTAAGAGGTGATAAAAGAGCAGGGAAGGGACTAGTGCCTTTCAAATCCTTCAAATTGGTTTCTGAGCTGTGGGGTTTTGTTTAACTGTTGACAGTGACAGTTGAGGGAAGTGTAAGTAGATAACTGCACATAATTCGCAGTTGCAGAGATGATTTACAAGCATCCATAATATAGTATGGTGGTAGTGGCAAGAGTAGAGGGTATGGAGTTAAGCAGATCTGAATTTGAGTGTAGTTGTGATCTTGAAAGCATTTAACTTTCCCACAATTCACTTTCTTCCATAAAATgagtataacaaatatttaccttATGGGGGAGGAAAGAGCATAAGAAAGTATTTATTGatgaatattcaataaatggtagctcttCAGAAAAAACCTTTTACTCAGATCCTACTGTGTGCCTACCATGATTCTGCGGCTTTTAATCTTGGGCAAACTATGTATGGGAAGAGATGAATTAGACTTAGAAAGGTGATCAAGAGCACTTCAAAGCCCCCAGCTCAAAATTATCtcatctcaatctctctctctctctctctctcacacacacacacacacgcacactttcATTCTATCAATGAGGAATTTTAAGTTAacaagatctttttaaaaagatacagtgTCCTTTGGAAAGGCAAACCATCTTCACCCTTCAGTGTGATCAGTTCTTTGCTTAGTGAAAAGTTGTTGTATTCTCTTGGAATTGGAAGGTGGCAAAGTGAGTTAGGAACTTTGTGAGGGCACTCAGTATGATCCAGAGGGGGTAAGAGGGATGGAGgaaggtaaagagagagagagaccaaaaATAAATAGCGGTTCTAATTGGGACGGTTCTAATTTGGACTTTCTGTTTGGAGAGGACCTTTCGGTACCTTGACAATCTCTGAGAAAGATAATTGAGACTTCAGTTAAAACTATCAAGCTTGTGACAAagtcagatttctttctttcatccctGTCTCACCCATTCAGGGTGGTGAACTCAGCATTCAAACTCACACACGGTAAGAGAGGATAGATAACTAGAAGATAGGTGTGCAGGGCTCCTTGGCGCTCCACCTCATCTTAACTtccaagaaaatttatttttattttcatttttttgcgaTTCAACGGTCTTTTTAAGAGGCAATCCCACTTCTCAACTTCCACtcccaaataaaaaatgttaagtttttaaaataaattctgtagcTATTTAATCGGGGTCGAGCACAGCCTCCGCTTTTAGCTTAGCTTTGgcagtgaagacagggccttaAGCTATTGGgacccaacccccaccctaaacATTTCACAGGCTACTGAGCTAGGGAAAGCTGAGATTGCTTTGGATTCTAGGATTCCCAGGACATCAGGTCAAGCAACTGAGAAGTCCACCCAGGGGTAAATTCCACACAtagtttcttctctctctgggaccAGTGATTTAACATCTGGGTTAATTAGATCGTGCAGACACGGTAACTAAGCGCAGAAAACAGCTGGGCACGTTGCTCAGAGCCCAGACAGAACGTGACCTACAGTTCTTAAAAAAACGCTTCTGGAAATACCAGCTCCAACAGGCTTGTAGCGTCTGAGTGCGGAAAAGGCAGGAGCAAAACCGAGCACAGTTTGGACCTCTGGGGACAAATCTGCACTTTTGAGAGCTCCTTTAACTTTTAGATAAATTCTGAAGTTACCCAAAGGGAGGAGGTGCAGAGTGGGAACTGCatccagctaaaaaaaaaaaaaaaaaaaaaaaatacttgcactCACATACTCCCCAGAGTCTTCCCAAACAGGGATGGAAGAGAAAACTTAGGAAGTTCAAGTTCAGCATTAAAATAAAGGATTTGCCACCAAAAATCCCGCGctcctttctcagagtttattcGTTCCAAGTGCCTCTCTGTTTAGTACGCCTGCGCGCGCGCAGACGACGGCCCCACCTCTCCGATGGGGACGCAAAGCTTGCGCCGGGAGGCGGGGCGTGGGTTGCGCATGCGCTCTCATTGCAGCGGCCTCTTGCTCCGGTGCTGGCAGCGGGAACCACGGAGGCTAAGGTGTTCGCTGCGGTGTCTCGgaactctgaggaaggaagggatagagagctagagtgagtgctccCCTTGGCCGTACGAGTCTACGAGTCGGAGCAGGAGTATTTCCTTCTCACCTGGCAAGTGCCGGTAGGAACCGGGCCCCGCCCCCTTCCCGGCCTACgttcccttcccccttcttgcTCCTTTCCAGGTGGGGACCCCCTTGGTCCTTCTTCTGTTAGTGAGCCCCTGCCAAGGCCATGAAACTTGTGAGGAAGGACATTGAGAAGGACAATGCGGGCCAGGTGACCCTGGTCCCCGAGGAGCCTGAGGACATGTGGCACACTTACAACCTAGTGCAGGTGGGCGACAGCCTGCGCGCCTCCACCATCCGCAAGGTACAGACCGAGTCCTCCACAGGCAGCGTGGGAAGCAACCGGGTCCGCACTACCCTTACTCTCTGCGTGGAAGCCATCGACTTCGACTCTCAAGCCTGCCAGCTGCGGGTCAAGGGGACCAACATCCAAGAGAATGAGTATGTCAAGATGGGGGCTTACCACACGATCGAGCTGGAGCCTAACCGCCAGTTCACCCTGGCCAAGAAACAGTGGGACAGTGTGGTTCTGGAGCGCATTGAGCAGGCCTGTGACCCAGCCTGGAGCGCTGATGTGGCGGCTGTGGTCATGCAGGAAGGCCTCGCCCATATCTGCTTAGTCACTCCTAGCATGACCCTCACTCGGGCCAAGGTGGAGGTGAACATCCCTAGGAAACGGAAAGGCAACTGCTCCCAGCATGACCGGGCCTTGGAGCGGTTCTATGAACAGGTGGTCCAGGCCATCCAGCGCCACATACACTTTGATATCGTAAAGTGCATTCTGGTGGCAAGCCCAGGATTTGTGAGGGAGCAGTTCTGCGACTACATGTTTCAACAAGCAGTGAAGACTGACAACAAAGTGCTTCTGGAAAACCGGTCCAAATTTCTTCAGGTAAAACAATCTTACTCAGGGATAATTAAGGATGGGCAGAGGGATTGTTATAAACTACTCCTAAACTTTTAGAACTGGGAAAAATAAGAGGAGAAAATCTTTACATGGCTGGaattttaagtgagataatgaaatggaaataagacTGTTAAATATCTAGCAAATTTATATAGTAAATTCTGCTTAAATCCTTAGACATATAAAGCCTTATTAGTGCTTTTTGGCTTTAGGTCATTGTGGGCTGATTAATGGGTGTTCTAAGGGATCCTTTTGTCTAACTTTTATAATTGCAATTCTAGGTGCATGCCTCCTCTGGACACAAGTACTCCCTGAAAGAGGCCCTTTGTGACCCAACTGTAGCTAGCCGCCTTTCAGACACTAAAGCTGCTGGGGAAGTAAAAGCCTTGGATGACTTCTATAAAATGTTACAGCATGAACCTGACCGAGCTTTCTATGGACTCAAGCAGGTGGAGAAGGCCAATGAAGCCATGGCAATTGACACATTGCTCATCAGTGATGAGCTCTTCAGGCACCAGGATGTAGCCACACGGAGCCGGTATGTGAGGCTGGTGGACAGTGTGAAAGAGAATGCAGGCACGGTTAGGATATTCTCTAGTCTTCATGTATCTGGGGAACAGCTTAGCCAACTGACTGGGGTAGCTGCCATTCTCCGATTCCCTGTCCCAGAACTCTCTGACCAAGAGGATGATTCCAGTTCTGAAGAGGATTAATGACGGAAACTTAAAATTGAGGCAACCTGTGTCTCACTCCATCATTGTTACAGTACACTTCTCAGCACCCTTGTGACAGAAAGTTGCAAGAGTGGCACTTTTCGATTGACACAGGGATTTCTTATGTATTTGGCCACACTAGGTATTTTGTGGTTGGCAGGACATGTATtcaaactaaataataaaataaaaggaaataatcccTCTGTACTATCATCTTTattaattagaataattttatacaGGAATTATGAGTTATTTGTAGTACTTAGAAATATGTGTAATAGGAATGCCTATACAGTATATTGTTTGGGATAGATCAAAATTTCATACTACATGCTTTGAAATAGTTTTGCTTAGAAAGAGCCTTTTACTATCTCAATATCCTCAGTTtacattgctttattttaattctgCCTGGTGTTCTTGCATTTAATAATCctttttctcccca
This portion of the Eulemur rufifrons isolate Redbay chromosome 17, OSU_ERuf_1, whole genome shotgun sequence genome encodes:
- the PELO gene encoding protein pelota homolog codes for the protein MKLVRKDIEKDNAGQVTLVPEEPEDMWHTYNLVQVGDSLRASTIRKVQTESSTGSVGSNRVRTTLTLCVEAIDFDSQACQLRVKGTNIQENEYVKMGAYHTIELEPNRQFTLAKKQWDSVVLERIEQACDPAWSADVAAVVMQEGLAHICLVTPSMTLTRAKVEVNIPRKRKGNCSQHDRALERFYEQVVQAIQRHIHFDIVKCILVASPGFVREQFCDYMFQQAVKTDNKVLLENRSKFLQVHASSGHKYSLKEALCDPTVASRLSDTKAAGEVKALDDFYKMLQHEPDRAFYGLKQVEKANEAMAIDTLLISDELFRHQDVATRSRYVRLVDSVKENAGTVRIFSSLHVSGEQLSQLTGVAAILRFPVPELSDQEDDSSSEED